Proteins found in one Lutimonas zeaxanthinifaciens genomic segment:
- a CDS encoding type IA DNA topoisomerase, with product MKVCIAEKPSVAREIAKVLGANTKHDGYYEGNGYAVTYTFGHLCTLFEPNDYKPYWKRWDLNNLPMLPKKFKIKVNSDPGIQKQFSIIKSLFDKAEVVINCGDAGQEGELIQRWVMMESAYSGKSQRLWISSLTEEAISEGFNNLKAGEEYDNLFFAGYSRAIGDWLLGMNATRLFTLKYGKNSQVLSIGRVQTPTLAMVVKRFSDIKNFKPIPYWELNTTFRDTVFRYEDGRFHSKEEGQIIADKISQKEIEIIDVEKKKGKEYAPKLFDLTGLQVYCNTKFGMTAEQTLSTAQKLYESKVITYPRVDTTFLSNDIYPKVPGILKKLMNYKVLCEPLLQKKIKKSSKVFNDKKVTDHHAIIPTGMEIYLSGDQQKVYDAITRRFIAVFYPDCEVAHTHVKADIQGYIFKTSGKVIVVPGWKEVFNKTDQTGDPEAATLPLFVKGEKGSHKLSFIEKETKPPNQFTEASLLRSMETAGKDIEDEEMRDLMKENGIGRPSTRASIIETLFRRKYIVRNKKQILPTKMGMDLIATIQNELLKSAELTGSWERKLKEIERGEYPAGSFIRQMKSMVDQLVYEVRSDVSPRSISMEVDLPDYKNSSKKPKASTILGAICPKCEKGVMVKGTKAYGCSNFKSGCDFILPFRFKKKKISEKQYLRLLDKNETVHLKGFQESERKINGKIVLNDDFQLELLEKNGNLSKEETNIRSCPKCAQGKIVRGKSAYGCSNYNKGCDFVFPFEKLRKLAKGQKLNEETALKIMSET from the coding sequence ATGAAAGTTTGCATAGCGGAAAAACCTAGTGTAGCCAGAGAAATTGCCAAAGTACTGGGGGCCAACACAAAACATGACGGCTATTATGAAGGAAATGGCTATGCAGTAACCTATACATTTGGTCATTTGTGCACTTTGTTCGAGCCAAATGATTACAAACCTTACTGGAAAAGATGGGATCTGAACAATTTACCCATGCTTCCTAAAAAATTTAAGATAAAAGTTAATAGCGATCCCGGAATCCAAAAGCAGTTTTCCATAATCAAAAGCCTATTTGACAAGGCTGAGGTCGTTATAAATTGCGGGGATGCGGGCCAGGAAGGTGAACTGATTCAGCGCTGGGTCATGATGGAATCAGCATATTCAGGGAAATCACAAAGGCTTTGGATATCTTCGTTGACCGAGGAGGCCATAAGCGAAGGTTTTAATAATCTGAAAGCAGGGGAAGAATATGACAATTTATTCTTTGCCGGTTATTCCAGAGCAATCGGGGACTGGCTGCTTGGCATGAATGCAACAAGGCTTTTCACTTTAAAATATGGTAAGAACAGTCAGGTTCTTTCTATTGGTCGTGTTCAGACTCCAACGCTTGCCATGGTGGTTAAACGATTTTCCGACATTAAGAATTTTAAGCCCATTCCCTATTGGGAGTTAAACACCACATTCAGGGATACCGTTTTCAGATATGAGGATGGCAGGTTTCACTCAAAAGAAGAAGGCCAGATCATTGCCGATAAAATTTCCCAGAAAGAAATTGAAATTATTGATGTTGAAAAGAAAAAAGGAAAGGAATATGCCCCAAAACTTTTCGATCTTACAGGCCTTCAGGTGTATTGCAATACGAAATTCGGAATGACTGCTGAACAGACTTTAAGTACAGCACAAAAATTATACGAGTCAAAAGTAATCACCTACCCCAGAGTGGATACCACATTTTTATCAAACGACATCTATCCGAAAGTACCGGGGATTTTAAAAAAATTAATGAATTACAAGGTCCTTTGTGAACCTCTGTTACAGAAAAAAATAAAAAAATCTTCCAAAGTATTCAATGATAAGAAAGTAACCGATCACCATGCCATCATCCCAACAGGTATGGAAATTTACCTTTCTGGCGATCAGCAAAAAGTTTATGATGCTATAACAAGAAGGTTTATAGCAGTATTTTATCCGGATTGTGAAGTTGCTCATACGCATGTAAAAGCTGATATTCAAGGCTATATTTTTAAGACAAGTGGAAAAGTAATTGTTGTTCCCGGATGGAAAGAGGTATTTAACAAAACGGATCAAACCGGAGATCCAGAGGCAGCTACCCTACCTCTTTTTGTAAAAGGAGAAAAAGGGAGCCATAAACTCTCTTTTATTGAAAAAGAGACTAAACCACCAAATCAATTTACGGAGGCTTCTTTACTCAGGTCAATGGAAACCGCGGGCAAAGATATCGAGGATGAAGAAATGAGAGATCTTATGAAAGAAAATGGTATTGGAAGGCCCTCTACAAGGGCCAGTATCATTGAGACGCTTTTTAGAAGAAAATATATTGTTCGGAATAAGAAACAGATTCTTCCCACAAAAATGGGAATGGATCTCATTGCAACCATTCAAAATGAACTCCTCAAATCAGCGGAACTCACAGGAAGCTGGGAAAGAAAATTAAAAGAAATTGAACGAGGGGAATATCCTGCGGGATCCTTTATAAGACAGATGAAATCCATGGTAGATCAGTTGGTATATGAAGTGAGATCGGATGTATCACCCCGATCGATTTCTATGGAAGTGGATCTGCCTGACTATAAAAATAGTTCAAAGAAGCCTAAGGCCTCGACGATTTTAGGAGCAATTTGCCCAAAATGTGAAAAAGGAGTTATGGTCAAAGGAACGAAAGCCTATGGCTGCAGCAATTTCAAAAGTGGATGTGACTTTATTCTTCCGTTTCGCTTTAAAAAGAAGAAAATATCAGAAAAACAATACCTGAGATTACTTGATAAAAATGAAACCGTTCATTTGAAGGGTTTTCAGGAATCTGAGCGAAAGATCAATGGAAAGATCGTATTAAACGATGATTTTCAACTAGAACTCCTTGAAAAGAATGGGAATCTGTCCAAAGAAGAAACCAATATAAGAAGTTGTCCCAAATGCGCTCAGGGAAAGATAGTTCGAGGTAAATCGGCTTACGGTTGCAGTAATTATAACAAGGGATGTGATTTTGTATTCCCTTTTGAAAAACTGCGAAAACTGGCCAAGGGTCAAAAATTGAATGAAGAAACAGCCCTCAAAATCATGTCTGAAACTTAG
- a CDS encoding DUF2461 domain-containing protein, whose product MKVDKEVIQFLKKLRKNNNRDWFKEHKPYFDELKSAMEEFYREIKEGLSEDDEIEKMKFYRIYRDVRFSKDKTPYKSHFAGSLSRSGKSLRGGYYLRISPGESFLAGGFWGPDKEDLYRIRKEFEISDTEIREILAAPDFKKYFNGKLEGDELKTAPKGFQKDDPAIDLIRKKAFIAVRKFSDQEVLSPEFKDEVVLTFKALRPYFDYMSEVLTTDLNGVSTID is encoded by the coding sequence ATGAAAGTAGACAAAGAAGTAATTCAGTTCTTAAAAAAATTAAGGAAAAACAATAACCGCGACTGGTTTAAAGAACACAAACCTTATTTTGATGAGCTGAAGTCAGCGATGGAAGAATTCTACCGGGAGATCAAGGAAGGCCTTTCCGAGGACGATGAAATTGAAAAAATGAAGTTTTACCGTATTTACAGAGATGTTCGATTTTCAAAGGATAAAACTCCCTATAAATCTCATTTTGCCGGTTCTTTGAGCCGGAGTGGCAAGAGTCTTAGAGGGGGGTATTATTTGAGAATCAGCCCGGGTGAATCCTTTTTGGCAGGTGGGTTTTGGGGCCCTGACAAAGAGGACCTGTACAGAATTCGGAAAGAGTTTGAGATCAGCGATACAGAGATTAGAGAGATACTGGCTGCCCCCGATTTTAAAAAATATTTTAACGGCAAACTTGAGGGAGATGAATTAAAAACAGCACCCAAAGGTTTTCAAAAGGATGATCCCGCAATCGATTTAATAAGAAAGAAGGCTTTTATAGCAGTCAGAAAATTTTCAGATCAGGAAGTTCTATCTCCTGAATTTAAGGATGAAGTTGTACTAACTTTCAAAGCTTTGAGGCCCTATTTTGATTATATGAGCGAGGTATTGACAACCGACCTCAACGGTGTTTCCACAATTGATTAA
- the ccsA gene encoding cytochrome c biogenesis protein, whose amino-acid sequence MKSLISILFSPKMALSLLFVFAAAMATATFIENDFGTQTARTVIYNAWWFELVMMLLGLNFINNIFRYKLYKRRKWPVLMFHLAFVIILIGAGITRYTGFEGIMRIREGAASNIMISDKNYLHVSVDKDAERIEIQKEAYFSPIKENKVSLEESIGGKSFEIELIDFISDAQEILIETDKDGEEYLSLVVSAGNGRKNLYLKEGGLKKVGGHEHLIGFNTDQNTDIAIFSKNDSLYISSPSRLDFFVMAEQKGGSQEPGEERILLFNTLYKSHDFSFVAVKHVPQGELKWVSGAKKPKDNDERIDDLVILELNSGGQIKEVPLIYRHGYLPEKKQLSLGGLNFEIAYGALEVKTDFELKLRDFQMEKYPGSTSPSSYASEVTILDEGQEIDYRIYMNNVLDYQGHRFFQASYDSDEKGTVLAVNKDRPGTIVTYIGYLFLGIGMFFTLFSKGSRFSYVRKKLIKLNSRQLLLFMLLISVNILNSKTLTSRKSEFIKTDIDSVLMLQTVQAKHANLFGKLMVQDLDGRIKPLNTLASEFLRKVSRKPYYKGNQLKMDANQVFLAMHMSPGSWYNLPLIKIDKKKGGELFSSLNPNEHGLVSFHNLLDDQENYLLEKAVLEANEKKPGERNEFDKEILLVDERFNLVFNVLSGNYLKIFPKKGDPSRTWYNPNHDFEDFETEDARFVKGILPIYFVSIQQAKLSGNWAAAEDKLAYIKKYQDVLAADIIPSKERIEAELWYNKLNLNFWLFQAYFTLGFILLVLALIRIFLRSTLISNAINFFIVVTLIAFLLQSFNLILRWYIAGHPPWSNGYEMIVFVSWGLMFFGLMFFRRSDFSLPLSSIFAGTLLFVSYLDWLSPEITNLMPVLKSYWLKIHVATIISSYAPLALSALLGVMAQLMIIFKTDKNEHLLNGKIKELSYINEMSMTLGLFILSIGTFLGGIWANESWGRYWAWDPKETWALISIIIYAIVLHMRLIPRLNNDLAINIASTFAFFSIIMTSFGVNYYLTGLHSYATGDPVPIPKFVYAVTGLLLLIAVFSSYKNVRGSKAAQ is encoded by the coding sequence ATGAAATCGTTGATTTCCATTTTATTTTCGCCAAAAATGGCCTTGAGTTTGTTATTTGTTTTTGCAGCTGCAATGGCCACTGCAACCTTTATTGAAAATGACTTTGGAACTCAAACGGCAAGAACTGTCATCTATAATGCCTGGTGGTTCGAACTGGTAATGATGCTTCTTGGATTGAATTTTATAAATAACATCTTCAGGTACAAGCTATATAAAAGGAGAAAATGGCCGGTTCTTATGTTTCACCTGGCATTCGTCATAATTTTGATTGGAGCGGGAATAACACGTTATACCGGTTTTGAAGGAATTATGAGAATAAGGGAAGGGGCAGCATCGAATATTATGATTTCAGACAAAAATTATCTGCATGTTTCAGTTGATAAGGATGCTGAGCGTATCGAAATCCAGAAAGAAGCCTATTTTTCTCCAATCAAGGAGAATAAGGTTTCGCTAGAGGAATCCATTGGAGGAAAAAGCTTTGAAATTGAGTTGATTGATTTTATTAGTGATGCTCAGGAGATACTTATAGAAACGGATAAGGATGGGGAGGAGTATTTGTCCTTGGTTGTCTCCGCCGGAAATGGCCGAAAAAATCTCTATTTAAAAGAAGGGGGTTTAAAGAAAGTAGGGGGGCATGAGCATCTGATAGGTTTTAACACGGATCAAAATACAGACATTGCGATTTTCAGCAAAAATGACAGTCTGTATATTTCTTCACCATCGCGACTGGATTTTTTTGTAATGGCAGAACAAAAGGGAGGAAGCCAGGAACCGGGTGAGGAACGTATTTTACTATTTAATACGTTGTACAAGTCTCATGATTTTTCGTTTGTGGCTGTAAAACATGTACCTCAAGGCGAATTAAAATGGGTGTCAGGAGCAAAGAAGCCCAAGGATAATGATGAGCGCATAGATGATCTGGTGATTCTGGAGCTTAATTCGGGTGGTCAGATAAAAGAGGTACCTCTTATATATCGCCATGGGTATTTGCCTGAAAAAAAACAATTGTCTTTAGGGGGGCTAAATTTTGAAATAGCTTATGGTGCATTGGAGGTAAAGACGGATTTTGAATTAAAGTTGCGCGACTTTCAAATGGAAAAATATCCGGGATCCACGAGCCCTTCGTCCTATGCAAGTGAGGTTACCATCCTAGATGAAGGACAGGAAATCGATTATAGAATCTATATGAATAACGTCCTTGATTACCAGGGACATCGATTTTTTCAAGCCTCTTATGACAGTGATGAAAAAGGAACGGTTTTGGCAGTCAACAAGGACAGGCCAGGGACTATTGTTACCTATATAGGATATTTATTTTTGGGAATAGGCATGTTTTTTACCCTGTTTTCGAAAGGTTCAAGATTCAGTTATGTTCGTAAAAAATTGATTAAACTGAACTCCCGACAATTGCTGTTATTCATGCTGTTGATTTCGGTTAATATTCTTAATTCCAAAACATTAACAAGTAGAAAGTCTGAGTTTATAAAAACGGATATTGATAGTGTTTTAATGCTTCAGACTGTTCAGGCTAAGCACGCAAATTTGTTTGGGAAACTGATGGTTCAGGACCTGGATGGAAGGATTAAACCACTGAACACCCTGGCATCTGAATTTTTAAGAAAAGTTTCGAGAAAACCTTACTACAAGGGCAATCAACTAAAAATGGACGCCAATCAGGTTTTTTTAGCCATGCATATGAGCCCGGGGAGCTGGTATAATTTACCTTTGATAAAGATAGATAAAAAGAAGGGAGGAGAACTTTTTAGCAGTTTGAATCCAAATGAACATGGACTGGTTTCTTTTCACAACCTGCTTGATGATCAGGAAAATTATTTGCTGGAGAAAGCCGTTCTTGAAGCCAATGAAAAAAAGCCAGGAGAACGAAATGAATTTGACAAGGAAATTTTACTGGTAGATGAACGATTCAATCTTGTGTTTAATGTTTTATCAGGCAACTATTTAAAGATTTTTCCTAAGAAAGGAGATCCTTCCAGGACCTGGTACAACCCCAATCATGATTTTGAAGATTTTGAAACAGAGGATGCACGTTTTGTAAAAGGAATCCTTCCCATTTATTTTGTCAGTATTCAGCAGGCAAAATTGTCGGGGAACTGGGCAGCGGCCGAAGATAAACTGGCATATATTAAAAAATATCAGGATGTCTTGGCGGCAGATATTATTCCTTCAAAGGAACGTATAGAAGCCGAGTTATGGTATAACAAACTGAACTTAAACTTTTGGTTGTTTCAGGCCTATTTTACGCTGGGATTTATTTTGCTGGTTCTCGCTCTGATACGAATATTCTTGCGCAGTACCTTGATAAGCAATGCTATAAACTTTTTTATTGTTGTAACTTTAATCGCTTTCTTACTTCAGAGTTTCAATTTGATACTGAGGTGGTATATAGCGGGTCATCCTCCCTGGAGTAACGGTTACGAAATGATAGTTTTTGTATCCTGGGGATTGATGTTTTTTGGATTAATGTTTTTTAGAAGATCCGATTTTTCACTTCCCTTGTCGAGTATTTTTGCCGGGACCCTGTTGTTTGTGAGCTATCTCGATTGGCTGAGCCCTGAGATAACCAACCTGATGCCGGTCTTAAAATCATACTGGCTTAAGATACATGTAGCCACCATTATAAGTAGTTACGCACCTCTGGCATTGTCAGCTTTATTAGGTGTCATGGCACAGTTGATGATCATTTTTAAAACGGATAAAAATGAACATTTGCTCAATGGAAAAATTAAAGAGCTGTCTTATATCAATGAAATGTCAATGACTCTTGGGTTGTTTATTCTGAGCATCGGAACATTTCTTGGAGGAATCTGGGCAAACGAATCCTGGGGTAGATACTGGGCCTGGGATCCTAAAGAGACATGGGCTTTGATCAGTATTATAATTTACGCTATCGTGCTGCATATGCGGTTAATACCCAGACTAAATAATGATCTGGCCATCAATATTGCCAGTACCTTTGCATTTTTCTCCATTATCATGACTTCATTTGGTGTAAACTATTATTTAACCGGTCTTCATTCATACGCCACAGGAGATCCTGTTCCAATACCTAAATTTGTTTATGCAGTTACAGGCCTCTTGTTGCTCATTGCTGTATTTAGCAGCTACAAAAACGTCAGAGGAAGTAAGGCTGCTCAATAA
- the nrfA gene encoding ammonia-forming cytochrome c nitrite reductase yields the protein MKNWILFVVTAVVVFLLGILASSVINRKNEAKFAYTPKVEINDNEPRNDVWGKNFPKEYQSYLQTLDTNFASYQGGSHMVDLLEEDPNLVILWAGYGFSKDYNQGRGHYYAIEDLHNTLRTGGPTGPDDGPMPSTCWTCKSPDVPRLMNETGIDEFYSGKWASKGPEVVNNIGCADCHNPKDMSLQISRPALVEAFEVMGKDITKATHQEMRSLVCAQCHVEYYFNKKIPGKEGVPYLVFPWKNGFTAEDMEKYYDDIEFSDWTHALSKAPMLKAQHPGYEVYLTGVHADRGVSCADCHMPYKSEGGQKFTDHHIQSPLNNVANSCQVCHRQETNKLIENVYSRQKKSTETRLALEKDLVMAHLEAKKAWDLGATEDQMKDILQDIRHAQWRWDYGAASHGGSFHSPVEIGRVYATGMSKVQDARIKLARLLASLGHNQAIDMPDIASKEKAQEYIGLDMKKLEAEKETFKKELVPVWLEEAKERESKMEVKSAGLN from the coding sequence ATGAAAAATTGGATCTTATTTGTCGTAACCGCCGTAGTAGTGTTTCTTTTGGGAATACTTGCTTCGAGCGTTATCAACAGAAAGAATGAAGCAAAGTTTGCTTATACGCCTAAGGTTGAAATTAACGATAATGAACCCAGAAATGACGTGTGGGGCAAGAATTTCCCAAAAGAATATCAATCTTACCTCCAAACACTTGATACAAATTTTGCCTCCTATCAGGGCGGAAGCCATATGGTTGATCTACTTGAAGAGGACCCTAATCTTGTGATTCTTTGGGCAGGTTATGGATTTTCAAAAGATTATAATCAGGGAAGAGGACACTATTATGCAATTGAAGATTTGCACAACACACTAAGGACAGGAGGGCCAACAGGACCGGATGATGGTCCGATGCCCAGTACCTGCTGGACCTGTAAAAGTCCTGACGTTCCAAGGTTAATGAATGAAACGGGAATAGATGAGTTTTATTCAGGGAAATGGGCTTCAAAAGGGCCTGAGGTTGTCAATAATATTGGATGTGCGGATTGTCATAATCCTAAAGACATGAGTTTGCAAATTTCGAGACCGGCATTGGTTGAAGCTTTCGAGGTAATGGGCAAGGATATCACCAAGGCGACTCATCAGGAGATGAGATCGCTGGTTTGCGCACAGTGTCATGTTGAATACTATTTCAATAAAAAGATTCCCGGAAAGGAAGGTGTTCCTTATTTGGTATTCCCTTGGAAAAACGGGTTTACTGCAGAGGACATGGAAAAATACTATGATGATATTGAATTCAGTGACTGGACCCATGCTTTGAGTAAGGCTCCAATGTTAAAGGCCCAACATCCGGGTTATGAAGTATACTTAACTGGTGTACACGCAGACAGAGGTGTGTCATGTGCAGATTGCCATATGCCTTATAAAAGTGAAGGTGGTCAGAAATTTACGGATCACCATATTCAGTCTCCTCTTAATAATGTTGCCAATTCGTGTCAGGTATGTCACCGACAGGAAACCAATAAGTTGATTGAGAATGTCTATTCGAGACAAAAGAAATCAACAGAAACAAGGTTGGCCCTGGAAAAAGATCTTGTCATGGCGCATTTAGAAGCTAAGAAAGCCTGGGACCTTGGAGCAACTGAAGATCAGATGAAAGATATCCTACAGGATATAAGGCACGCTCAATGGCGATGGGATTACGGAGCAGCATCTCACGGAGGATCTTTCCATTCTCCTGTCGAGATTGGAAGAGTATATGCTACAGGTATGTCTAAGGTTCAGGACGCGAGAATTAAATTAGCGCGTCTTTTGGCAAGTCTTGGTCATAATCAAGCCATAGATATGCCGGATATTGCGAGCAAAGAAAAAGCACAGGAATACATTGGACTTGACATGAAGAAATTAGAAGCTGAAAAAGAGACCTTTAAGAAAGAACTTGTTCCTGTTTGGCTTGAAGAGGCTAAGGAAAGAGAATCTAAAATGGAGGTTAAATCTGCCGGCCTGAATTAA